One stretch of Candidatus Methylacidiphilales bacterium DNA includes these proteins:
- a CDS encoding aquaporin, whose amino-acid sequence MKKYLTEALGTFFLVFTVGNTVMNPGATSMAPLAIGAALMIMVYAGGHISGGHYNPAVSLAVYLRGKLNASEVPGYMASQLLGAVAAALVVQFIKGNPSVEASHPEIGPSLLAEFLGTFALAFVVLNVATAKATAGNSFYGLAIGSTVMVMAFAVGGVSGGAFNPAVALGITVMGLSASSSIWIYLVANFLGGAAAAYAFKYLCPNQGD is encoded by the coding sequence ATGAAAAAATATTTAACCGAAGCTCTTGGAACGTTTTTCCTGGTTTTTACCGTGGGTAATACTGTCATGAACCCCGGCGCAACCTCAATGGCCCCCCTGGCCATTGGCGCCGCCCTGATGATCATGGTTTATGCGGGTGGTCACATTTCCGGCGGACACTACAATCCGGCGGTGAGCCTCGCGGTTTATTTGCGGGGCAAGCTTAACGCTTCCGAGGTGCCGGGTTATATGGCATCCCAGTTGCTGGGTGCTGTGGCGGCCGCCCTGGTTGTGCAGTTCATCAAAGGCAACCCCTCGGTTGAAGCCAGTCATCCTGAAATCGGACCGTCGTTGCTCGCCGAATTTCTCGGCACCTTCGCTTTGGCCTTTGTCGTGTTGAACGTCGCCACGGCAAAAGCCACGGCCGGTAATTCGTTTTATGGGCTTGCCATTGGCTCGACTGTCATGGTGATGGCCTTTGCCGTCGGCGGTGTTTCCGGCGGCGCCTTTAATCCTGCGGTTGCGCTGGGCATCACGGTCATGGGCTTGAGCGCTTCGAGCAGCATCTGGATTTATCTTGTGGCCAATTTTCTCGGCGGCGCGGCGGCGGCCTATGCCTTCAAATATCTCTGCCCCAATCAGGGGGATTAA